In the Triplophysa dalaica isolate WHDGS20190420 chromosome 8, ASM1584641v1, whole genome shotgun sequence genome, cgcTCCACAAACCGCCAAATTCATTTTGGGATCGTGAAGCTAAAGTTCTGCgtacattgtttttcactttgtATTTGAACAAAGTTTGTATAACAGTCAACAGGATATCAAGCATCTTTCAACGTTGCAGTTTCTTTCACAGTGCACAGTAGAGAACTTCCTCAAACTCATGACGACCTGGCTATGCACAATAAAACGGGACCAGCCCTTTTATATAAAACTCATTTTCGTATGTTTTTGGTTCGATGTTGAAATCACTTGCACGATTCCATGCGACTCATGACCACAACATCTGAAAAGTCAAAAATCCAAACATCAATCCATATGAATGTTATCAGTGCAATGTCGAGACGCCATGCCCAACAACTCCTCAAGGCATCGGCGATGTAGAGGTCATGTTCAAGCTCACAGACTTATCGCTTCTTCTTCTGTTTAAGGGTTTTTCGTCGTTTGACAATCATTTCATACAGTTTGTCCATTCCCTCATGAAGCCCCTCGCCTATGATGGCGCAGGCTGGTTGGACGTGATATGTAGTGGCAGGCGTGAGCTCCTGGAGGGCCAGTTGTTTCTCTATATCCGCCACAGGCAGAGATTTAGGCAGGTCTTGTTTATTTGCAATGACTAGTAGCGGCGTACCTTGGTTTTCAGCGAATTTGGTCACTTTATGCAGCTCCGTCTTCGCCTCCTCCAACCGATCCACGTCTACGGAGTCCACGACGTAAATAATGCCGTCCGTGCATCGACTGTACGATTTCCACAAGGGCCGGAGTTTCTCCTGTCCGCCGACGTCCCAAAAATGACAACTTATTCCTTTGGCTGTACCATTGCTCAGCTTGATCTTTTCCGTGTTGAATCCGATCGTGGGCACGGTGTTAACAAACTCGTTGAATTTCAGCCTGTAAAGCACCGTGGTTTTCCCTGCGGAGTCCAAGCCGAGCATCACTATGTGGAGAGACTGAAAAGCGGATATGTTTGAGAAACTGTTTCCCATTTTGATCCCGCTTCGCCTTGTCAGCAGAGGTGGAAACCACCGCAGTCCCTCTAGCACCAGCGAGTCGACCAAATCTAGGTTTTAATATGATGAATAGATCATTGCACTGCGCTTGTTGTTGCGTGCAGGTCCGTGGATGTAAATACTCCTCGAGTCTCTGCAGTGACAGCTCACATCAACATTCTATCCACAAACTGCTCAAAATCCTCGTGAAGGACCCGATGGGGATTGACTTGATGTCTTCAGCCTCTGCCGACCTGGACGATCTTCGACACGAGATGAGATGTTTTTGCTGCGTTGCGCAAACGCATGAAGACACGCAGTGATAATCAGACGCGAGTGATGAATGGAAGTCCTGCAGCGGCAGCCgagctccacacacacacacacacacacgcacacacacacacaagataaaCTCCGCCCGCAGTTCAtgtgtaaaacacaaaacaacccCCAGCAGCCTGTGCACTGGCTATCCTGGGGTTTCATGTACAAATAATTGCGTTGAATTCATACTAAAACATTGCGTACGGACAAATCTGTAAATGCACATTCTCACGTTAATTTCACTGCTAGCACATCCGACATTGAGCGTGAAAGCTGCCGTACGCAACGTTTTTTGTGCGT is a window encoding:
- the arl4cb gene encoding ADP-ribosylation factor-like 4Cb; this translates as MGNSFSNISAFQSLHIVMLGLDSAGKTTVLYRLKFNEFVNTVPTIGFNTEKIKLSNGTAKGISCHFWDVGGQEKLRPLWKSYSRCTDGIIYVVDSVDVDRLEEAKTELHKVTKFAENQGTPLLVIANKQDLPKSLPVADIEKQLALQELTPATTYHVQPACAIIGEGLHEGMDKLYEMIVKRRKTLKQKKKR